Proteins co-encoded in one Flavobacterium fluviale genomic window:
- a CDS encoding lactonase family protein, giving the protein MKKIYLFLFSALSLTTVKAQNKFNLLVGTYTNTCESKGIYVYEFDASSGGLKLKNSSENVISPSYLSVSADNKFIYAVNENGTQSAVSSFSYNSASGKIKLLNTNASLGADPCHLINDDKNVIVANYSGGNIVVFKKKPNGSLTEVQQIIQHEGKGPNAARQEKAHVHMVVFSPDKKFVLSNDLGLDKVFIYRYNPNSTNEMLTLKGSVDVKKGSGPRHLTFSKDGKFVYLVQELDGTLTTFSYDKTGNLKLIAETSILPKGFTGGTGAAAIKISPDGNFLYVSDRVDANSISVYKILKTGDIELVEQQSTLGKGPRDFAIDPTGNYLLVGHQYTNDIIIFKRNKTTGKITDTGKRIELCSPVGLVFTKI; this is encoded by the coding sequence ATGAAAAAAATATATTTATTTTTATTTTCAGCTTTATCACTGACCACGGTAAAAGCTCAAAATAAATTCAACTTATTGGTTGGAACTTATACAAATACCTGCGAGAGCAAAGGAATTTACGTTTATGAATTTGATGCTTCTTCAGGCGGTTTAAAATTAAAGAATTCTTCAGAAAATGTTATCAGTCCAAGTTATTTATCTGTTTCTGCTGATAATAAATTTATCTATGCTGTAAACGAAAACGGAACTCAAAGTGCTGTCAGCTCTTTTAGCTATAATTCGGCTTCGGGAAAAATAAAGTTATTAAATACAAATGCTTCTTTAGGTGCAGATCCTTGTCATTTAATTAATGATGATAAAAATGTAATTGTTGCCAATTATTCTGGCGGAAACATTGTAGTTTTTAAGAAAAAACCAAATGGAAGTCTTACTGAGGTGCAGCAAATAATTCAGCATGAAGGAAAAGGGCCAAACGCGGCGCGTCAGGAAAAAGCGCACGTGCATATGGTGGTTTTTTCTCCAGATAAAAAATTCGTTCTGTCTAATGATTTAGGTTTAGATAAAGTGTTTATTTATAGGTACAATCCGAATTCTACAAACGAAATGCTGACTCTTAAAGGTAGTGTTGATGTAAAGAAAGGAAGCGGGCCAAGACATTTGACTTTTAGTAAAGATGGGAAATTCGTGTATTTAGTTCAGGAATTAGACGGAACTTTAACGACTTTTAGTTATGATAAAACTGGAAATCTAAAACTAATTGCCGAAACAAGCATTCTTCCAAAAGGTTTTACTGGCGGAACAGGTGCAGCAGCAATCAAAATTTCGCCAGACGGAAACTTTTTATATGTTTCTGATCGTGTAGATGCCAATTCTATTTCGGTTTATAAAATTCTTAAAACAGGAGACATTGAATTGGTAGAGCAGCAAAGCACTTTAGGAAAAGGCCCAAGAGATTTCGCTATTGACCCAACAGGAAATTATCTTTTAGTTGGTCATCAATATACTAATGATATCATTATTTTTAAAAGAAATAAAACAACTGGAAAAATCACAGATACTGGAAAAAGAATCGAATTGTGTTCGCCGGTTGGATTGGTTTTTACGAAAATATAG
- a CDS encoding dihydroorotase → MKIIIKSAKIIDSKSPFHNQTVDLLIADGLIEKIGLSLPNDDAEIIRFDDLHVSQGWFDSSVSLGEPGYEDRETIANGLNVAAKSGFTAIALQPNSFPVIDNQSQVNFVKNKANGSAVEIFPIGALTKASEGKDMAELFDMKKAGAIAFGDYNKSIDNANILKIALQYVQDFDGLVIAYSQDPNIKGNGVANEGIVSTRLGLKGIPNLAEELQISRNLFLLEYTGGKLHIPTISTAKSVQLIREAKAKGLNVTCSASVHHLVLTDEKLDGFDTRFKVTPPLRTEVDRQALLNGIADHTIDTITSDHNPIDIEFKKMEFDTAKNGTIGLESAFGALLTVLPLETVVAKLTAARSIFGLENHTIEEGAKANFTLFTPEDKSTFTKENILSKSKNSAFLGTELKGSVYGIFNQNQLVTK, encoded by the coding sequence ATGAAAATAATCATCAAAAGCGCCAAAATTATCGATTCAAAAAGTCCGTTTCACAATCAGACCGTTGATCTTTTAATTGCAGATGGTTTAATAGAAAAAATAGGCCTTTCACTTCCTAACGATGATGCAGAAATTATACGTTTCGATGATCTTCACGTTTCACAGGGCTGGTTTGACAGCAGTGTCTCGCTGGGAGAGCCGGGTTACGAAGACAGAGAAACCATTGCAAACGGATTAAATGTTGCTGCAAAAAGCGGTTTTACTGCAATTGCCCTGCAGCCGAACTCCTTCCCTGTGATTGACAATCAGTCTCAAGTAAATTTTGTAAAAAATAAAGCAAACGGTTCTGCAGTAGAAATTTTCCCAATTGGAGCTTTAACTAAAGCAAGCGAAGGAAAAGACATGGCTGAACTTTTTGATATGAAAAAAGCCGGTGCGATTGCTTTTGGAGATTACAACAAAAGTATCGACAACGCTAATATCCTGAAAATCGCTTTACAATATGTACAGGATTTTGACGGGTTGGTAATTGCTTACTCGCAAGATCCTAATATTAAAGGAAATGGTGTTGCAAACGAAGGAATTGTTTCTACAAGATTAGGTTTAAAAGGAATTCCAAATTTAGCCGAAGAACTTCAGATTTCAAGAAACTTATTTTTATTGGAATACACAGGCGGAAAACTTCATATTCCAACCATTTCGACAGCAAAATCGGTTCAATTGATTAGAGAAGCTAAAGCTAAAGGTCTAAACGTAACCTGCAGCGCATCTGTACATCATTTGGTTTTAACAGATGAAAAACTAGACGGATTTGATACTCGTTTTAAAGTTACGCCTCCGTTACGCACAGAAGTCGACAGACAAGCTTTATTAAACGGAATTGCCGATCACACCATCGATACAATAACTTCAGACCACAATCCGATTGACATTGAATTCAAGAAAATGGAATTTGATACAGCTAAAAACGGAACTATTGGTCTAGAAAGCGCTTTTGGAGCTTTATTAACAGTTTTACCATTAGAAACTGTAGTGGCAAAATTAACTGCCGCAAGAAGCATTTTTGGTTTGGAAAACCATACAATTGAAGAAGGTGCAAAAGCAAATTTCACCTTATTTACTCCAGAAGATAAATCAACATTTACGAAAGAAAATATTCTTTCAAAATCTAAAAATTCTGCTTTTTTAGGAACTGAATTAAAAGGTTCTGTTTATGGAATTTTCAATCAAAATCAACTAGTTACAAAATAA
- a CDS encoding TIGR02757 family protein, which produces MNKSELKEFLDEKVIQYNNQDFIESDPVQIPHLFTQKEDIEIAGFLSASIAWGNRKMIIKNSHKMMELMGNTPYDFVMSHSDEDLARLETFVHRTFNGKDFSGFIKGLQHIYKNHNGLEAVFAKNQQENSLQKSIHEFKKTFFEIDHLARTQKHISDPLNNSAAKRINMYLRWMVRQDTKGVDLGIWKSISPAALSCPLDVHSGNVARKLEILSRKQNDAKALLELDTKLREMDAQDPVKYDFALFGLGVFEGF; this is translated from the coding sequence ATGAATAAATCCGAACTAAAAGAATTTCTTGACGAAAAAGTCATTCAATATAACAATCAGGATTTTATCGAAAGCGATCCTGTACAAATTCCGCATCTTTTTACCCAAAAAGAAGACATTGAAATTGCTGGTTTTTTAAGCGCATCTATCGCGTGGGGAAACCGCAAAATGATCATCAAGAATTCACATAAAATGATGGAACTAATGGGCAACACGCCTTATGATTTCGTCATGTCACATTCTGATGAAGATTTAGCCAGACTTGAAACTTTTGTTCATCGAACTTTTAACGGAAAAGATTTTTCTGGTTTTATAAAAGGTTTACAGCACATTTATAAAAACCACAACGGACTTGAAGCTGTTTTTGCTAAAAACCAGCAAGAAAACAGTTTGCAGAAAAGCATTCATGAATTCAAAAAAACATTCTTTGAGATTGATCATTTGGCAAGAACACAGAAACACATTTCAGATCCGTTGAATAATTCGGCTGCCAAAAGAATTAACATGTATCTCCGCTGGATGGTGCGCCAAGATACAAAAGGCGTCGATTTAGGAATCTGGAAAAGCATTTCTCCTGCTGCACTATCTTGTCCGCTTGATGTACATTCTGGGAACGTTGCCCGCAAACTTGAAATTCTTTCGCGAAAGCAAAACGACGCCAAAGCATTGCTGGAATTGGATACCAAATTAAGAGAAATGGATGCCCAAGATCCTGTAAAATATGACTTTGCTTTGTTTGGCTTGGGAGTTTTTGAAGGGTTTTAA
- a CDS encoding cysteine hydrolase family protein, translating to MSITRLNNPALLLIDIQKGFQDVAYWGGDRNNVNAEEKAGELLEIWRSKKLPIFHVQHCSSNPNSILHETNRGNEFQDLVKPLESEIIIKKNVNSAFIGTNLKELLDNAKITDLVIVGLTTDHCVSTTTRMAGNFGFNVYLVSDATATFNKKGINGEEFSAELIHQTALASLNEEFAQVVTSESIKEFV from the coding sequence ATGAGCATTACAAGACTCAACAATCCCGCACTACTATTAATTGATATTCAAAAAGGTTTTCAAGACGTTGCTTACTGGGGCGGAGACCGAAATAATGTTAACGCAGAAGAAAAAGCTGGCGAATTATTGGAAATATGGAGGAGTAAAAAACTGCCTATTTTTCATGTTCAGCATTGTTCCTCAAATCCAAATTCGATTTTACACGAAACGAACCGAGGAAATGAATTTCAGGATTTGGTAAAACCTTTGGAAAGTGAAATTATCATTAAGAAAAATGTCAATAGCGCTTTTATCGGAACGAATTTAAAGGAGCTTCTTGATAATGCTAAAATCACTGATCTTGTAATTGTTGGCTTAACTACAGACCACTGTGTTTCTACCACAACAAGAATGGCTGGAAATTTTGGCTTCAACGTTTATCTGGTTTCTGATGCAACCGCAACTTTCAATAAAAAAGGTATAAATGGAGAAGAATTCTCTGCCGAATTAATCCATCAGACTGCATTGGCAAGTTTAAATGAAGAATTTGCTCAAGTAGTAACTTCCGAGTCTATTAAAGAATTTGTTTAG
- a CDS encoding DEAD/DEAH box helicase, giving the protein MSTFEKFNLPKSVQKAIDDLGFVTPTPIQEKSFSVITSGRDMMGIAQTGTGKTFAYLLPLLKLYKFTNTNTPKIVVLVPTRELVVQVVEEVEKLTKYMSVKTLGIYGGVNINTQKKAVYEGVDILVGTPGRTMDLALDAVVRFDETQKLVIDEFDEMLNLGFRTQLTALLAMMKPKRQNILFSATMTDEVDAILNDYFDFPEEVTLAASGTPLEKITQITYNVPNFNTKVNLLKHLLETDESMERILIFVNNKKISDMLHTRIEEMFEGQFGVIHSNKSQNYRLSTMAEFQEGNLRGLITTDIMARGLDISNISHVINFELPELPELYMHRIGRTGRADATGTAISFVTPREEEFKIEAEVLMNQELKVADFPEEVEISSKLIEPEKDRQPIKFLMKKPKLDGDGAFHEKSKKNKKVNLGGPSKTKKKTHGSVNRNMLKTRDKKRKDKDK; this is encoded by the coding sequence ATGAGCACTTTCGAAAAATTTAATCTTCCAAAATCAGTACAAAAAGCAATAGACGATTTAGGGTTTGTTACACCAACTCCTATTCAGGAAAAATCTTTTTCAGTGATTACTTCTGGCCGAGATATGATGGGAATTGCACAAACCGGAACTGGTAAAACATTTGCATATTTACTGCCGCTTCTAAAATTATATAAATTTACAAATACCAATACACCTAAAATTGTAGTTCTTGTTCCAACCCGCGAATTAGTAGTTCAGGTTGTAGAAGAAGTTGAGAAACTGACTAAATACATGTCGGTTAAAACTTTAGGAATTTACGGCGGGGTAAACATCAATACCCAAAAGAAAGCCGTTTACGAAGGTGTCGATATTTTAGTGGGAACTCCAGGTCGTACCATGGACTTAGCTCTTGATGCTGTAGTTCGCTTTGACGAAACTCAAAAACTAGTAATTGATGAGTTTGACGAAATGTTGAATTTAGGTTTCCGTACACAATTGACTGCGCTTTTGGCAATGATGAAACCAAAACGTCAAAATATTTTATTCTCAGCAACTATGACAGATGAAGTTGATGCGATTTTAAATGATTATTTTGATTTTCCTGAAGAAGTTACTTTAGCTGCTTCTGGAACTCCGTTAGAAAAAATTACACAGATTACATATAATGTTCCAAACTTTAATACCAAAGTAAACCTTTTAAAGCATTTACTAGAGACTGACGAAAGCATGGAACGTATTCTGATTTTCGTTAATAATAAAAAGATTTCAGACATGCTTCATACTCGTATTGAAGAAATGTTTGAAGGTCAGTTTGGAGTCATTCACTCTAATAAATCTCAGAATTATCGTTTAAGCACGATGGCAGAATTTCAAGAAGGAAATCTGCGCGGATTAATTACTACCGATATTATGGCGAGAGGTTTGGATATTTCTAATATCTCTCACGTTATAAACTTCGAACTTCCAGAATTACCAGAACTTTACATGCACAGAATTGGGCGTACTGGTCGTGCTGATGCAACAGGAACGGCTATCAGTTTTGTTACACCGCGTGAAGAAGAATTTAAAATCGAAGCCGAAGTTTTAATGAATCAGGAACTTAAAGTCGCTGATTTCCCAGAAGAAGTTGAGATTTCATCTAAATTAATAGAACCTGAAAAAGACAGACAGCCCATTAAGTTTTTAATGAAAAAACCAAAATTGGACGGAGACGGTGCTTTTCATGAAAAATCGAAAAAGAACAAGAAAGTCAATCTTGGAGGTCCTTCAAAAACAAAAAAGAAAACACATGGTTCTGTTAACAGAAATATGCTGAAGACTAGAGATAAGAAGAGAAAAGATAAGGATAAATAG
- a CDS encoding alpha/beta hydrolase: MNLSLEYKIQEPKVILDKNPLLLLLHGYGSNEADLFSFASELPDNYYIISARAPYDLQYGAYAWYAINFDADQNKFSDNEQAKTSRDLIAKFIDELVANYPVDASNVTLIGFSQGSILSYAAALSYPEKIQRVVAMSGYFNEEIIKEGFENNDFKNLKIFASHGTVDQVIPIEWARKTPAILEKLDIPIVYKEYPVGHGVAPQNFFDFKNWLEN; encoded by the coding sequence ATGAATCTATCTTTAGAATATAAAATACAAGAACCAAAAGTAATTTTAGATAAAAATCCGCTATTGCTATTATTGCATGGATATGGCAGTAACGAAGCCGATTTATTTTCATTCGCTTCTGAACTTCCAGACAATTATTATATTATTTCTGCCAGAGCGCCTTACGATTTACAATACGGAGCTTACGCTTGGTACGCAATTAATTTTGATGCCGATCAAAATAAATTTTCAGATAACGAACAAGCTAAAACTTCAAGAGATTTAATAGCAAAATTTATTGACGAATTAGTTGCAAATTATCCAGTTGACGCAAGTAACGTAACTTTAATTGGATTTAGCCAAGGATCTATTTTAAGTTATGCAGCAGCACTTTCTTATCCAGAAAAAATTCAGAGAGTAGTTGCAATGAGTGGTTATTTTAACGAAGAAATCATCAAAGAAGGTTTTGAAAATAACGATTTTAAAAACCTTAAAATATTCGCCTCTCACGGAACTGTTGATCAAGTTATTCCAATTGAATGGGCTAGAAAAACTCCCGCAATTTTAGAGAAATTAGATATTCCTATTGTTTACAAAGAATATCCTGTTGGACATGGTGTTGCTCCGCAGAATTTCTTTGATTTTAAGAATTGGCTGGAAAATTAA
- a CDS encoding vWA domain-containing protein, translated as MHFKHPEILYFLFLLIVPILVHLFQLRRFKTSFFTNVRFLKELAIQTRKSSKIKKRLLLATRLLLLTFIILAFAQPFFQAVDSKNASNEMYIVLDNSFSMQAKGKKGELLKRAVQELLENTPENTSFSLLTNTENFWNTDIKSSKSALQNLKYSAAPFDLSAITAKIKAHKSAHKKDIVIITDAVGLKEKDIAAVNFEEKPYFIVPEAEQKNNISVDSVYINQTLENFYEIGINLSAYGEDFKPVSTALYNQNKLIAKTIVNFETKKKKINFTIPKEAFHGYVTIEDNGLTYDNKLFFSISKNKKTNVISIGEPEKSNFLSRIYTSGEFNYHNYSITSLDYNSLEKQNTIILNELNEIPQALQTTLKAFVSKGGNLVVIPSEKSSISNLNTLLSNFGKVQFGNLEASNKLITKINFDHPLFSGVFENKITNFQYPKVNSVFAVSSSYPAVLSFEDQTPFVTSVQNPVSGITVFTAPINSTNSNFQQSPLIVPLFYKIAQNNQKTGVNALTIGNNQPYFVDVLLTKDAILEVKGNEDSFIPIQQILNNKVKLTFNDFPETAGNYGIFDKKEWVENISFNYKRTESDLSQVNTNVVSDFKTADTISTIFNTLQTERTDSQIWKWFVIFALLFLALEMAIIKFVK; from the coding sequence ATGCATTTTAAACATCCCGAAATTCTATACTTTCTGTTTTTATTGATCGTTCCAATTTTGGTTCACTTATTTCAATTAAGACGTTTTAAAACCTCTTTTTTTACCAATGTTCGATTCTTAAAAGAGCTTGCAATTCAGACTCGTAAAAGTTCTAAAATTAAAAAACGTCTTTTATTGGCTACGCGCTTATTACTGCTGACTTTTATAATTTTAGCTTTTGCACAGCCTTTTTTTCAGGCAGTTGACAGCAAAAATGCTTCAAACGAAATGTATATTGTTTTAGACAATTCGTTTAGTATGCAGGCAAAAGGCAAAAAAGGCGAATTATTAAAAAGAGCTGTTCAGGAATTGCTTGAAAATACACCAGAAAACACTTCATTTTCTTTATTAACCAACACCGAAAATTTCTGGAATACCGATATTAAATCTTCTAAAAGTGCTTTACAAAACCTAAAGTACAGTGCAGCGCCTTTTGACCTTTCGGCAATAACTGCAAAAATTAAAGCACACAAATCGGCACATAAAAAAGACATTGTAATTATTACAGATGCCGTGGGTTTAAAAGAAAAAGATATTGCAGCTGTAAATTTCGAAGAAAAACCATATTTCATAGTTCCAGAAGCAGAACAAAAAAACAACATTTCTGTCGACAGCGTTTACATCAATCAAACTTTGGAGAATTTCTATGAAATCGGAATTAATTTATCAGCTTACGGCGAAGATTTCAAACCAGTTTCGACTGCTTTGTACAATCAAAATAAATTGATTGCCAAAACGATTGTCAATTTTGAAACTAAAAAAAAGAAAATCAATTTTACGATTCCAAAAGAAGCTTTTCACGGCTATGTAACGATCGAAGATAACGGCTTAACGTATGATAATAAATTGTTTTTCAGTATTTCTAAAAACAAAAAAACAAACGTTATCAGTATCGGCGAACCTGAAAAAAGTAATTTCTTATCTAGAATTTACACTTCAGGCGAATTCAATTACCACAACTATTCGATTACTTCATTAGATTACAACAGTTTAGAGAAACAAAATACGATTATTTTAAACGAATTGAATGAAATTCCGCAGGCTTTGCAGACTACTTTAAAAGCTTTTGTTTCTAAAGGCGGTAATTTGGTTGTAATTCCTTCTGAAAAGAGTTCAATTTCTAATTTAAATACTTTACTGAGTAATTTTGGGAAAGTTCAATTCGGAAATTTAGAAGCCAGCAATAAATTAATCACAAAAATTAATTTTGACCATCCGTTATTTTCGGGAGTTTTTGAGAACAAAATAACGAATTTTCAATATCCAAAAGTAAATAGTGTTTTTGCCGTTTCCAGTTCATATCCAGCTGTGCTTTCCTTTGAGGATCAGACTCCTTTTGTAACTTCCGTTCAAAATCCAGTTTCAGGAATAACTGTTTTTACAGCACCAATAAACAGCACAAATTCTAATTTTCAGCAATCTCCTTTAATTGTTCCTCTCTTTTATAAAATAGCGCAGAACAATCAAAAAACTGGAGTTAACGCATTGACAATCGGAAATAATCAGCCTTATTTTGTGGATGTTTTATTGACCAAAGACGCGATTTTGGAAGTAAAAGGAAACGAAGATTCTTTTATTCCGATTCAGCAGATATTGAACAATAAAGTAAAATTAACCTTTAATGATTTTCCTGAAACTGCTGGGAATTACGGTATTTTCGACAAAAAAGAATGGGTTGAAAATATTAGTTTTAATTACAAGCGAACAGAAAGTGATTTAAGTCAGGTAAACACAAATGTAGTTTCTGACTTTAAAACCGCCGATACCATTTCGACCATTTTTAATACCTTACAAACTGAACGAACCGACAGCCAAATTTGGAAATGGTTTGTTATCTTTGCACTGTTATTTTTAGCACTAGAAATGGCAATTATAAAATTTGTAAAATAG
- a CDS encoding MBL fold metallo-hydrolase, producing MKVYFLGTGTSQGIPIIGIDHPVCKSTDAKDKRLRVSIWITWDEHSYVIDCGPDFRQQMLSCGCTKLDAILFTHEHADHTAGLDDIRPFNFRQGEIPIYGHQRVLDNLRRRFDYVFETVNKYPGAPSVKTIEVKNNVPFEIGDKIAVPISAMHGDLQVFGYRIDDFAYLTDVKTIEQAEIDKLKGLKVLVVNALRVEPHDTHFNLQEALDFINLVKPEKAYLTHISHVLGFHEEVQKTLPENVFLAYDNLDITI from the coding sequence TTGAAGGTTTATTTTTTAGGTACAGGTACTTCCCAAGGTATTCCGATTATCGGAATCGATCATCCAGTTTGTAAAAGCACTGATGCTAAGGATAAAAGGCTTCGTGTATCCATTTGGATTACATGGGACGAGCATTCTTATGTTATCGATTGCGGCCCCGATTTTAGACAGCAGATGCTTTCTTGCGGATGCACAAAACTCGATGCAATTTTATTTACTCACGAACACGCAGATCATACCGCTGGTTTAGACGATATTCGCCCGTTTAATTTTAGACAGGGAGAAATTCCTATTTATGGGCATCAGCGTGTTTTGGATAATTTGAGACGTCGTTTTGATTATGTTTTTGAAACGGTCAATAAATATCCAGGAGCTCCAAGTGTAAAAACAATTGAGGTGAAAAATAATGTTCCGTTTGAAATCGGAGACAAAATAGCAGTTCCAATCAGCGCTATGCACGGCGATTTACAGGTTTTTGGCTATAGAATCGATGATTTTGCGTACCTGACAGATGTAAAAACAATCGAACAAGCTGAAATTGATAAACTGAAAGGCCTAAAAGTTTTGGTGGTAAATGCTTTGAGAGTTGAACCTCATGATACACATTTTAACCTGCAGGAAGCACTAGATTTTATCAATCTCGTTAAACCCGAAAAAGCGTATTTAACGCATATCAGCCACGTTTTAGGTTTTCATGAAGAAGTACAAAAAACGCTTCCGGAAAATGTTTTTCTTGCTTATGACAATTTAGATATTACAATTTAA